A genome region from Edaphobacter bradus includes the following:
- a CDS encoding NAD-dependent malic enzyme, translating into MKMNAQLQKSADQQTLQLSLAGFNLINSPRLNKGTAFSDHERDVFDLHGLLPPHVGSLDEQLQRRMQALAAQSTPFNKYSFLRDLQDTNETLFYALLVRNVEQMLPLVYTPTVGEGCQRFSEIWRKPRGLFLSYPNKDRINQILRHSRYDDVKCIVVSDGERILGLGDQGAGGMGIPIGKMALYTALGGIHPEHCLPILLDVGTDNEERLKDPLYIGWRNKRVRGQEYDDFVEAFVSAVKLRWPHVLLQWEDFAGSNAARFLARYRNKLCTFNDDIQGTAAITTTTLISAINVTGIPLEQQKIAVVGFGSAGLGITNLLAQFIEDRGVSKEEARARFYAIDRYGLITESRQNVEAEQLPYARKEQEVQGWRQPNGEITLMEVVRNAKPTVLIGVSGQGGAFTEQAVREMAKHTTRPVIFPLSNPTSRSEATPQNLMDWTEGRALVGTGSPFEPVNLGGKKVHIAQTNNSYIFPGLALGIIASKARYVTDTMVKAAATELIRHLPTQKDKQASLLPPISEARQLGRVIGQAVGRQAIQDGQAQVTDESSLNRELEANIWDPGYVPYERKQ; encoded by the coding sequence ATGAAAATGAACGCGCAATTGCAAAAATCAGCTGATCAACAAACCCTTCAATTGTCTCTCGCGGGGTTCAACCTGATCAATTCTCCTCGCCTCAACAAAGGAACAGCCTTCTCCGATCACGAACGCGATGTGTTTGACCTGCACGGCTTGCTGCCACCGCATGTGGGAAGCCTTGATGAACAGCTTCAGCGTAGGATGCAAGCGCTCGCGGCCCAGTCGACTCCTTTCAATAAATACAGTTTTCTCCGCGATCTGCAGGATACGAACGAAACGCTGTTTTACGCTCTACTTGTTCGCAATGTTGAACAGATGCTACCCCTGGTATACACACCAACTGTCGGAGAAGGCTGCCAGCGATTCAGCGAAATATGGAGAAAGCCACGGGGTCTGTTTCTCAGCTATCCAAATAAGGACCGGATCAATCAGATCCTTCGCCATTCCCGCTATGACGACGTGAAATGCATCGTGGTCAGTGATGGCGAACGGATTCTGGGACTTGGTGATCAGGGTGCCGGAGGTATGGGCATCCCCATCGGCAAGATGGCGCTTTATACCGCGCTCGGAGGGATTCATCCGGAGCACTGCCTTCCGATCCTGCTCGACGTCGGTACAGACAATGAGGAGCGGCTCAAAGATCCACTCTATATCGGATGGCGGAACAAGCGTGTACGCGGCCAGGAATACGACGACTTCGTCGAAGCGTTTGTCTCAGCAGTGAAATTGCGCTGGCCACACGTGCTGTTGCAATGGGAAGACTTTGCTGGTTCGAATGCCGCTCGATTTCTGGCACGCTACAGGAACAAGTTATGCACGTTCAACGACGATATTCAGGGTACCGCAGCTATCACAACTACAACACTCATCTCAGCAATCAATGTAACGGGCATTCCACTGGAGCAGCAAAAGATCGCCGTCGTTGGCTTTGGAAGTGCGGGTCTAGGCATCACCAACCTGTTGGCGCAATTCATTGAGGACCGAGGCGTTTCGAAAGAGGAAGCACGCGCTCGCTTCTACGCCATTGATCGCTACGGCCTGATTACTGAAAGTCGTCAGAATGTTGAGGCGGAGCAGCTACCCTATGCGCGCAAAGAACAAGAAGTGCAGGGGTGGAGACAACCGAACGGAGAGATCACGCTGATGGAGGTGGTTCGCAATGCGAAGCCTACGGTCCTCATTGGAGTGTCTGGTCAGGGGGGAGCCTTCACCGAGCAAGCAGTACGCGAAATGGCGAAGCACACCACTCGGCCCGTCATCTTTCCGCTTTCGAACCCCACTTCGCGTAGCGAAGCCACTCCCCAGAATCTGATGGACTGGACGGAAGGACGGGCGCTCGTCGGCACAGGCAGTCCGTTTGAACCCGTGAATCTTGGCGGGAAGAAAGTTCATATCGCCCAGACCAATAACTCCTACATATTCCCTGGGCTCGCTCTTGGAATCATTGCCTCCAAAGCTCGATACGTCACCGATACGATGGTGAAGGCCGCAGCTACGGAATTGATACGTCACTTACCCACGCAGAAAGACAAACAGGCGAGCCTCCTTCCGCCGATCTCGGAAGCGCGTCAACTCGGTCGCGTGATCGGACAGGCGGTGGGGAGACAGGCAATTCAAGATGGACAGGCGCAGGTTACTGACGAAAGTTCCTTGAATCGCGAACTTGAAGCAAATATTTGGGACCCTGGATACGTTCCGTACGAACGCAAACAATAA
- a CDS encoding BadF/BadG/BcrA/BcrD ATPase family protein, protein MEKFLVGLDVGSTTVKSIVVDAATDAIVWQDYQRHETRQPEKVLEFLRRMESEAGISAANTRVFVTGSGGGPIAEMIGAKFVQEVHAVSLAVEKLHPEVYSVIELGGQDAKIIVFKDDEETGRKKKIPSMNDKCAGGTGAVIDKINAKLKIPVSELANQGYHGVKLHKVAGKCGVFAETDINSLQKTGTPSHELMASLFEAIVLQNLSVLTRGNTLRPHVLLLGGPNSFIRGMKEAWQANIPRMWKERKVEVPEGMTPEDLIKVPENAQYFAALGSVEFGKDEEPAIGRYLGTEKLQYYIDYGRAEEKAASGTKGLVADAAELDDFKSAYRRAKFVPVSFTPQQVVSGFIGVDGGSTSTKAVLLGMEGEILCKSYQLSGGNPIEDTIQMFEKLREQVESKGATMEVLGVGTTGYAKDILKDVLHADVALVETVAHTESALKFYDDPHVIIDVGGQDIKLIVLKDGRVKDFKLNTQCSAGNGYFLQSTAEGFGMKVEEFADIAFSAKSMPSFGYGCAVFMQSDIVNFQRQGWRSEEILAGLADVLPKNVFLYVASIPNLATLGSRFVLQGGTQNNMAVVKAEVDFIKSSFRANGKEPEIIVHEHCGESGAIGAAQEALRLWKNGKRTTFIGLEAVRNIRYRTTRNEDTRCYFCKNNCLRTFIDVDVNGGEAHEDHSATPEEITTASTLPSLEQIQANAPAAEGHGSSCSTGGGCGTSSPFKAKVEPLVQIQLAPGSSKVVELPKPVNFQPRKTKVPLRVGEQRLIIATCEKGAVEDLDDMKDIKADIDKIKEANPNFVDIAARDVFRHRQVEDVADAVPGTKGLFVSKNVRERAALMERRKDFRVGIPRLLNTYTYAPFFNAYFASLGIKAENILYSDYTTPELYRAGASRGAIDPCYPSKIGIAHVYNLLATKHNKKPLNAVWFPMYDILHTPLVNLTGSNACPTVTATPEVVKAAFTKESDIFTENGITYLDPILNLQDQKICADQMYKAWTPLLGLSREENDRAISAGFKALFECEGEIRRQARETLDQLEREDRIGIVMLGRVYHHDPGLNHEIMEEFQKLGYPVFSQSTLPLDEDLLDRLFGDEVRAGLITHPLDISDVWKNRYSTSTNHKVWAAKFTARHPNLVALEVSSFKCGHDAPIYGVIEGIIEESGTPYFSFKDLDENKPSGSIRIRVETIDYFLRRYREDIIRRRKVEADIEAKLAEYALQLESERLAAAY, encoded by the coding sequence ATGGAAAAATTCCTGGTTGGTCTGGATGTTGGTTCAACGACGGTAAAGTCGATTGTCGTGGACGCGGCGACAGATGCCATCGTATGGCAGGATTATCAGCGGCATGAAACTCGGCAGCCGGAAAAGGTGCTTGAATTTCTGCGCCGCATGGAATCGGAGGCCGGCATCTCTGCGGCAAACACGCGTGTCTTCGTTACGGGGTCCGGTGGCGGTCCGATCGCAGAGATGATCGGTGCAAAGTTCGTGCAGGAAGTCCACGCCGTCTCACTTGCGGTGGAGAAACTTCACCCGGAGGTCTACTCTGTCATCGAGCTTGGCGGGCAGGACGCGAAGATCATCGTCTTCAAAGATGACGAGGAGACGGGACGCAAGAAAAAGATTCCTTCGATGAATGACAAGTGCGCGGGCGGAACAGGCGCCGTTATCGACAAGATCAATGCGAAGCTGAAGATACCTGTATCGGAACTGGCCAACCAGGGGTATCACGGCGTCAAGCTGCACAAGGTGGCAGGGAAGTGCGGGGTCTTTGCTGAAACAGATATCAATAGCCTCCAGAAGACCGGCACGCCCTCGCATGAATTGATGGCCTCGCTGTTTGAGGCGATTGTGCTGCAGAATCTCAGCGTGCTTACTCGGGGTAATACGTTGCGTCCGCACGTGCTCTTGCTCGGCGGCCCCAACTCGTTCATTCGTGGCATGAAAGAGGCTTGGCAGGCGAACATTCCTCGCATGTGGAAGGAGCGCAAGGTCGAGGTTCCCGAGGGCATGACGCCTGAAGACTTGATCAAGGTTCCCGAGAACGCTCAGTACTTCGCAGCACTCGGTTCGGTGGAGTTCGGCAAGGACGAAGAACCTGCGATCGGCCGTTATCTGGGAACGGAGAAGCTGCAGTACTACATCGACTACGGCAGAGCGGAAGAGAAAGCCGCGTCGGGTACCAAGGGGTTGGTCGCGGATGCCGCCGAACTCGACGACTTCAAATCCGCTTACCGCCGTGCGAAGTTCGTGCCCGTGAGTTTCACCCCTCAGCAGGTCGTTTCCGGCTTCATCGGCGTTGATGGAGGGTCAACTTCTACCAAGGCAGTCCTGTTGGGTATGGAGGGCGAGATTCTCTGCAAGAGTTATCAACTCTCGGGCGGCAATCCGATTGAGGATACGATTCAAATGTTCGAGAAGTTGCGCGAGCAGGTAGAGAGCAAGGGCGCAACGATGGAGGTGCTCGGCGTCGGGACAACAGGCTATGCCAAGGACATTCTCAAGGATGTGCTGCATGCCGACGTCGCCCTTGTTGAGACGGTGGCGCACACTGAGTCGGCGCTGAAGTTCTATGACGACCCACACGTCATTATCGACGTGGGCGGACAGGACATTAAGCTGATTGTGCTCAAAGATGGCCGCGTGAAGGACTTCAAGCTCAACACGCAGTGCTCCGCAGGCAACGGATATTTTCTCCAATCCACGGCGGAAGGCTTTGGCATGAAGGTTGAGGAGTTCGCGGACATCGCCTTCTCTGCGAAGTCGATGCCGTCCTTCGGCTACGGCTGCGCAGTCTTCATGCAATCCGACATTGTGAACTTCCAGCGCCAGGGATGGCGTTCGGAAGAGATTCTCGCCGGACTTGCAGACGTGCTGCCCAAGAACGTCTTCCTCTATGTTGCCAGCATTCCCAATCTCGCAACTCTCGGCTCACGCTTCGTGTTGCAGGGTGGCACGCAGAACAACATGGCGGTGGTGAAGGCGGAGGTGGACTTCATCAAGTCCAGCTTCCGCGCTAACGGCAAGGAGCCTGAGATCATCGTGCACGAGCATTGCGGCGAATCGGGAGCGATTGGCGCCGCGCAGGAGGCCTTGCGCCTATGGAAGAACGGCAAGCGAACGACCTTCATCGGCCTTGAGGCAGTGCGGAACATTCGCTATCGCACGACGCGCAACGAAGACACACGATGCTATTTCTGCAAGAACAACTGTCTGCGCACCTTCATAGACGTTGATGTGAACGGAGGTGAGGCTCATGAGGACCACTCCGCCACTCCTGAGGAGATCACGACGGCTTCGACTCTGCCAAGTCTGGAACAGATTCAGGCGAACGCTCCTGCTGCCGAAGGGCACGGCTCATCCTGCAGCACTGGCGGAGGTTGCGGTACGTCTTCTCCCTTCAAGGCCAAGGTGGAGCCGCTGGTGCAGATCCAGCTCGCTCCGGGATCGAGTAAGGTGGTCGAGCTGCCAAAGCCCGTCAACTTCCAGCCACGCAAGACCAAAGTCCCGCTGCGTGTTGGAGAGCAGAGGCTCATCATTGCGACCTGCGAGAAGGGAGCAGTGGAAGACCTGGATGATATGAAGGACATCAAGGCCGACATCGACAAGATCAAAGAGGCTAATCCGAACTTCGTCGACATAGCGGCGCGCGATGTCTTCCGCCACCGTCAGGTAGAAGACGTGGCCGATGCCGTTCCGGGGACAAAAGGTCTCTTCGTGTCGAAGAATGTGAGAGAGCGCGCTGCGTTGATGGAGCGACGCAAGGATTTCCGCGTAGGGATTCCTCGCCTGCTGAACACCTATACCTATGCTCCGTTCTTCAATGCATATTTTGCAAGTCTGGGCATCAAGGCAGAGAACATCCTGTACTCCGACTACACCACTCCGGAGCTTTACCGCGCTGGTGCAAGCCGTGGCGCCATCGATCCGTGCTATCCCTCAAAGATTGGTATCGCACACGTTTACAATCTGCTGGCTACGAAGCACAACAAGAAGCCGCTCAACGCCGTGTGGTTTCCGATGTACGACATCCTGCACACGCCACTTGTAAACCTGACTGGATCGAATGCCTGCCCTACCGTGACCGCGACCCCCGAAGTGGTGAAAGCAGCGTTCACCAAGGAGAGCGACATCTTTACGGAGAATGGGATCACCTACCTCGATCCGATCCTGAACCTGCAGGACCAGAAGATCTGTGCCGACCAGATGTATAAGGCGTGGACGCCGCTGCTTGGGCTCTCCCGCGAGGAGAACGATCGAGCCATTTCCGCCGGATTCAAGGCGCTCTTCGAATGCGAGGGTGAGATTCGTCGTCAGGCGCGGGAGACGCTAGATCAGCTTGAGCGTGAGGACCGCATCGGTATCGTCATGCTGGGCCGCGTCTATCACCACGACCCAGGCCTGAATCACGAGATCATGGAGGAGTTCCAGAAGCTCGGCTATCCGGTCTTTTCGCAAAGCACATTGCCGCTCGATGAGGATCTGCTCGACCGACTCTTTGGCGATGAAGTGCGTGCCGGCCTTATCACGCATCCTCTCGATATCAGCGACGTCTGGAAGAACCGTTACTCGACCAGCACCAACCATAAGGTCTGGGCGGCGAAATTTACAGCGCGACATCCTAATCTTGTCGCTCTTGAGGTCTCCAGTTTCAAGTGTGGGCACGATGCCCCGATTTACGGAGTGATCGAAGGCATCATTGAGGAGTCGGGAACACCGTATTTCTCCTTCAAGGACCTCGATGAGAACAAACCTTCCGGTTCTATCCGCATTCGTGTGGAGACGATCGATTATTTTCTAAGGCGCTACCGCGAGGACATCATCCGGCGGCGTAAAGTCGAAGCTGACATCGAAGCGAAGCTCGCAGAGTATGCACTACAACTCGAATCTGAACGACTAGCAGCAGCTTATTAA
- a CDS encoding NCS2 family permease, with protein MRKPLEHYFGFSAHGTNWRTEILAGFTTFITMAYIIFVNPAILHETGMPIAAVTAATCLCAAFGSILMGALANYPIALAPGMGLNAYFTYTVVKGMGVPWQSALGAVFLSGVIFLLLTFSGIRQLLVAAIPHQLHAAVAGGIGLFIAFIGFRNAGIIVPSPATTVTLGNLRAPHTALAIFGLLLIAVLQTLRVRASMLIGVLGTMLLGILCHQVHWQPTRYSLASLSQTAFHLDLHGALHIGALEIVFVFLFVDLFDNIGTLVAVAQRANLLTADHKIPRLNRIFFADATATIVGSLAGTSTVTSYVESASGVAAGGRTGVTAIVTGLLFFLSIFIAPLVGAIPSFATSPALILVGGLMVTGLSQIEWNDPGIAIPAFLTVTTIPMTWSIANGLSFGLTSYAALQLLTGRARKTFKKDWMLYVLAVLFLLRFIYLAQT; from the coding sequence ATGCGCAAACCCCTGGAACACTACTTCGGCTTCTCCGCCCATGGAACCAATTGGCGTACCGAGATTCTTGCCGGCTTCACGACCTTCATCACGATGGCCTACATCATCTTCGTGAATCCGGCCATTCTGCACGAGACCGGCATGCCCATCGCTGCCGTTACCGCTGCGACCTGCCTCTGCGCGGCCTTCGGCAGCATCCTGATGGGCGCGCTCGCCAACTATCCCATCGCACTCGCTCCTGGCATGGGCCTCAACGCCTACTTTACCTATACCGTCGTCAAGGGCATGGGAGTCCCTTGGCAGTCGGCCCTGGGAGCCGTCTTTCTCTCCGGCGTTATCTTTCTTCTGCTTACCTTCTCAGGCATCCGGCAGCTTCTTGTCGCCGCAATTCCGCATCAGCTTCATGCAGCCGTCGCCGGAGGCATTGGACTCTTCATAGCGTTTATCGGCTTCCGCAATGCAGGAATCATCGTGCCCAGCCCAGCTACGACTGTGACGCTAGGCAACCTGCGCGCACCACACACAGCGCTCGCCATCTTCGGCTTGCTCCTGATTGCCGTGCTGCAGACTCTTCGCGTCCGCGCCTCCATGCTCATCGGAGTCCTGGGAACGATGCTGCTCGGCATCCTTTGCCACCAGGTCCACTGGCAGCCGACAAGATACAGTCTTGCCTCATTGAGCCAGACTGCGTTTCATCTCGATCTGCATGGCGCGTTGCATATCGGAGCCCTTGAGATCGTCTTTGTCTTCCTCTTCGTCGATCTCTTTGACAACATCGGCACCCTGGTCGCTGTGGCACAACGTGCAAATTTGCTGACCGCCGACCACAAGATTCCACGCCTTAACCGCATCTTTTTTGCTGATGCGACGGCGACGATCGTCGGCTCGCTGGCCGGCACAAGCACCGTCACCAGCTACGTTGAATCCGCGTCCGGCGTCGCTGCAGGAGGCCGTACCGGCGTCACCGCCATTGTGACCGGCCTGCTCTTCTTCCTTTCGATCTTCATTGCCCCTCTGGTCGGCGCCATTCCGAGCTTCGCTACCTCGCCGGCCCTCATTCTTGTGGGCGGACTCATGGTAACCGGGTTGAGCCAGATCGAGTGGAACGATCCAGGAATCGCCATCCCCGCCTTCCTGACCGTCACCACGATCCCGATGACATGGTCGATCGCCAACGGCCTGAGCTTCGGCCTTACCAGCTACGCCGCCCTGCAACTGCTGACAGGACGCGCTCGCAAGACCTTTAAGAAGGACTGGATGTTGTACGTCCTCGCTGTTCTCTTCCTGCTCCGCTTCATCTACCTCGCGCAGACATAG
- a CDS encoding radical SAM protein produces the protein MRPERVIESPPSFRLDVPLHTLLTQPAPAQPGLRPVGEPQEFPDPIFPQHPELLGPIDDSADWRPPENRKWTPAQIYYAMQGWLFPYIRSRVTAGDFHPLIAYLFTEFKCNLDCHYCWAFDNKVKGMTEDTAKRSIDWLHSTGCRVLAYMGGEPLLRPDFIHRITYYAAKKSFWIYLPTNARLLRTDVIDKLADAGMSTFNIAVDAVDLKLGLPKALVPIRKQFDYLIRKQYGYGYSVFLNINICRNNLDDVRELTEIAHSCGVATDYHINESPLLEQDEHFRHGDNNVTYITKDDWPAVEETIQWLTEKQDSGYKMVNSNARLWQMVGFMKGNHFPWNCRAGQNSMIIRVDGTLAPCFPMYTASYNWGVVGDHKFDTKQLDHQKETCQTHCFSTLNHILGWCYNDQRVIKYFFKQLAHGFQGMKGQM, from the coding sequence ATGCGTCCAGAACGAGTCATCGAGTCCCCGCCAAGTTTTCGACTTGATGTTCCACTGCATACACTGCTGACCCAGCCTGCTCCAGCGCAGCCCGGTTTGCGACCGGTTGGTGAGCCGCAGGAATTCCCCGATCCTATCTTTCCGCAGCATCCCGAACTGCTTGGACCAATTGACGATTCGGCAGATTGGCGGCCGCCTGAGAATCGCAAGTGGACGCCAGCGCAGATTTACTACGCGATGCAGGGATGGCTTTTCCCGTACATACGTTCCCGTGTAACCGCAGGGGATTTTCACCCGCTCATCGCCTACCTCTTCACTGAGTTCAAGTGCAACCTTGACTGTCACTATTGCTGGGCCTTCGACAACAAGGTCAAAGGCATGACCGAAGACACGGCAAAGCGCTCGATTGACTGGCTGCACAGCACGGGATGCCGGGTGCTCGCATATATGGGTGGGGAGCCGCTGTTGCGGCCCGACTTTATTCATCGAATTACTTACTACGCTGCGAAGAAGAGCTTCTGGATCTATCTGCCGACGAATGCCCGGTTGCTGCGAACCGACGTGATCGACAAGTTGGCGGACGCTGGCATGTCTACCTTCAATATTGCAGTCGATGCCGTCGATCTCAAACTGGGGCTGCCGAAGGCCCTGGTGCCAATTCGCAAGCAATTCGATTATTTGATCCGCAAGCAGTATGGATATGGCTACTCCGTCTTCCTCAATATCAACATCTGCCGCAACAATCTGGATGACGTGAGAGAGCTGACTGAGATCGCGCACAGCTGCGGAGTCGCTACGGATTACCACATTAATGAGTCGCCGCTACTTGAACAGGATGAACACTTCAGGCACGGCGATAACAACGTCACCTACATCACGAAGGATGACTGGCCGGCTGTTGAGGAGACGATCCAGTGGCTCACGGAGAAGCAGGACTCCGGTTATAAGATGGTGAACTCAAACGCGCGCCTTTGGCAGATGGTTGGTTTTATGAAAGGCAATCACTTTCCCTGGAACTGTCGTGCCGGGCAGAACTCAATGATCATTCGCGTTGATGGAACGCTTGCGCCGTGTTTTCCGATGTACACCGCTTCCTACAACTGGGGTGTGGTTGGAGACCACAAGTTTGATACCAAGCAACTCGACCATCAGAAGGAAACCTGCCAGACGCATTGCTTTTCCACGCTGAATCACATCCTTGGCTGGTGTTACAACGACCAGCGCGTCATCAAGTACTTCTTCAAGCAACTCGCACATGGATTCCAGGGGATGAAGGGGCAGATGTAA
- a CDS encoding LolA-like protein, translated as MASLVVALARAQNAAPVPSANEIADRVERMNEQRALTQPGYVCERIYTLDYEGFPESKHAEMRVRAQQDGARKELTIMSETGSSPLRLRVLHKIVNTEREATKGTLHEGSRLTRKNYDFAMVGTESSQRGAVYVLDVKPRVESMVAWVGRIWVDGTDYAVTRAEGHPAKMPSWWTTHSDFIATYQRLNGIWLPERNVSDTQVRFGGHAHLVIDYKDCHSSGALQSSDLHQASVGAP; from the coding sequence ATGGCTAGCCTCGTGGTGGCGCTGGCAAGAGCCCAGAATGCCGCCCCTGTTCCGTCGGCCAATGAAATAGCCGATCGCGTGGAGAGGATGAATGAGCAGAGAGCACTGACGCAACCGGGCTATGTCTGCGAGCGCATCTACACGCTCGATTATGAGGGATTCCCAGAGTCAAAGCATGCAGAGATGAGAGTGCGTGCCCAGCAGGATGGGGCCAGGAAAGAGCTGACAATCATGTCGGAGACTGGATCTAGCCCGCTTCGCTTACGAGTTCTCCACAAGATAGTCAATACGGAGCGCGAGGCGACGAAAGGGACCCTTCATGAAGGGTCTCGGCTCACGCGCAAGAACTATGACTTCGCCATGGTTGGTACGGAGTCCTCGCAGCGCGGGGCTGTCTATGTGCTCGACGTCAAGCCGCGGGTTGAAAGCATGGTTGCATGGGTAGGACGAATCTGGGTCGATGGCACGGACTATGCCGTGACACGCGCCGAAGGGCATCCGGCAAAGATGCCGTCCTGGTGGACGACACACTCCGACTTCATTGCAACATATCAAAGGCTAAACGGCATTTGGTTGCCGGAACGGAATGTCTCCGATACACAGGTACGCTTTGGGGGCCATGCCCATCTTGTTATCGACTATAAGGATTGCCACTCATCCGGAGCGTTGCAATCCAGTGACCTGCACCAAGCCTCTGTGGGCGCTCCATGA
- a CDS encoding DsbA family protein: MKIGNVVLAAWTALSVTTMAGAQTGAANGAAAAPKAQQPAPLQLQSLDQTSRPDPFPPVNQKYFTASSPTVDTVNAFLKALWGYDPNRIWRVEAIQATQAPSISKVVVFVTERTPNAKVQSTAFFVTPDGKHAIEPLSASVIPFGEKPFVDARKTLEERADGAYRGAAGKDLLLVEFADLQCPHCKEAQSTMDQLAKDFPNAHIIFQSFPLVEVHPFAFKAAAYGYCISKQKNDAFFSFSSAVFDNQAGLTPDTGDQTLKDAVTKAGLDPAAIDSCAATQETKDKVNASIKLAEAVGVDQTPMLAVNGRLLPLSQVAYETLKNIISYQAVQDGVTGAAPAAARIAPTLGK, encoded by the coding sequence TTGAAGATTGGCAACGTAGTATTGGCGGCATGGACGGCTCTCAGCGTGACGACGATGGCTGGGGCCCAGACAGGTGCAGCAAACGGTGCAGCGGCGGCGCCCAAGGCGCAGCAGCCAGCGCCTTTGCAGTTGCAGAGCCTCGATCAAACGTCAAGGCCGGATCCTTTTCCTCCGGTCAATCAGAAGTACTTCACTGCGTCCTCGCCCACCGTAGACACGGTCAATGCGTTTCTGAAGGCGCTTTGGGGTTACGATCCTAACCGCATCTGGCGCGTTGAGGCGATTCAGGCGACGCAAGCTCCCAGTATTAGCAAGGTTGTCGTCTTTGTCACGGAGCGGACGCCAAACGCCAAGGTGCAGTCGACGGCTTTCTTTGTCACGCCTGACGGAAAGCATGCGATTGAACCACTCTCGGCGAGCGTGATTCCGTTCGGCGAGAAACCGTTTGTCGACGCACGCAAGACTCTCGAGGAGCGTGCTGATGGCGCTTATCGTGGGGCTGCCGGCAAAGACCTGTTGCTGGTTGAATTTGCTGATTTGCAGTGTCCGCATTGCAAAGAGGCCCAGTCAACGATGGATCAGCTGGCGAAGGACTTTCCTAACGCCCACATCATCTTCCAGAGCTTTCCTCTTGTTGAGGTTCATCCATTTGCCTTCAAGGCTGCGGCGTATGGTTACTGCATCAGCAAGCAGAAGAACGACGCATTCTTTTCCTTTTCCTCTGCGGTCTTCGACAACCAGGCGGGTCTGACGCCAGACACCGGCGATCAAACCCTGAAGGACGCAGTCACCAAGGCGGGGCTTGATCCGGCGGCGATTGACTCGTGCGCAGCGACTCAGGAGACAAAGGATAAGGTAAACGCTTCGATCAAGCTGGCTGAGGCCGTTGGCGTAGATCAGACGCCTATGCTGGCGGTTAATGGCCGCTTGTTGCCGCTCTCGCAAGTGGCTTACGAGACGCTGAAGAACATTATCTCGTACCAGGCTGTACAGGACGGCGTCACCGGCGCGGCGCCTGCGGCGGCAAGAATAGCCCCTACTCTGGGCAAATAG
- a CDS encoding cupin domain-containing protein — protein MTADEIKKVLGLEPHPREGGWFRRTYGAEEWIAAEALADGRYPGKRRTGTAIYYLLEPGTFSEMHRLGSDELFHFYAGDPVEMLQLLPSGGGRTVAIGNNLAAGQRPQVLVERGVWQGSRLVRGGQWALLGCTVSPGFEYEDYESGERASLSRQWPEFREMIATLTRR, from the coding sequence ATGACGGCAGATGAAATTAAGAAAGTACTGGGACTGGAACCGCATCCGCGCGAGGGAGGGTGGTTCAGGCGAACGTATGGCGCTGAAGAGTGGATTGCTGCAGAAGCGCTCGCGGATGGACGCTATCCGGGTAAACGTAGAACGGGAACTGCAATCTACTATCTACTTGAGCCTGGCACCTTCAGCGAGATGCATCGCCTTGGGTCTGATGAGTTGTTTCACTTTTATGCCGGAGACCCCGTCGAGATGCTGCAGCTTTTGCCGAGCGGGGGCGGGCGCACCGTGGCCATCGGCAATAATCTTGCGGCGGGCCAACGGCCGCAGGTCCTGGTGGAGCGAGGGGTCTGGCAGGGATCGCGGCTAGTGCGGGGCGGGCAATGGGCGCTGCTGGGGTGTACCGTGAGTCCGGGCTTTGAGTATGAGGACTACGAATCGGGAGAGCGAGCTTCCCTGAGCAGACAGTGGCCAGAATTTCGCGAGATGATTGCAACCTTGACGCGCCGCTGA